A part of Blastopirellula marina genomic DNA contains:
- a CDS encoding tyrosine-type recombinase/integrase — MISQPPLGPNTYLRQFFQRHYIPHCIEDPTSRNMEGYERALDLWEELTENPTLNEISCETLSAFKGDLLAYRFRGRSLSVNTVHKHLSHVQWILDQAGPPGRRGKEKTAVGILDRVPFTKLPKRRETYQDEVPADDIVKVFHVAAEHARLPRVPGVAPGHLWQALFGLQLCTSLRIGQCSQIPMNAVKWDRMQIVLPYEICRKSKKDEPKPVHSYVMQLLMRIRGSRELLFPIFEEHSKKTIYDELHRLQDLAGVPHFGFHAVRSSAITSLSEISGEAAQFAAGHASMRTTRIYQKIRLLSQAQEKLTIFDALAQGGEESEAV; from the coding sequence ATGATTTCCCAACCACCACTTGGGCCAAATACATATCTCCGGCAGTTCTTCCAACGCCATTACATTCCGCACTGCATCGAGGATCCGACCAGCCGCAACATGGAAGGCTACGAACGAGCTCTCGATCTGTGGGAAGAACTTACCGAGAATCCCACACTCAACGAAATCAGCTGCGAAACACTATCCGCGTTCAAAGGCGATCTTCTCGCCTATCGATTTCGCGGGCGCTCGCTTTCTGTAAACACCGTCCACAAACATCTCTCGCATGTTCAGTGGATTCTCGATCAAGCTGGGCCGCCTGGTCGTCGCGGCAAAGAGAAGACCGCCGTTGGCATTCTCGATCGTGTTCCCTTTACGAAGTTGCCGAAACGTCGGGAGACTTATCAGGACGAAGTTCCCGCAGACGACATTGTGAAAGTGTTTCACGTTGCGGCCGAACACGCACGCTTGCCAAGAGTTCCGGGCGTCGCACCTGGGCACTTGTGGCAAGCGTTATTTGGTCTGCAGCTTTGCACAAGTCTTCGAATTGGCCAGTGTTCGCAGATCCCGATGAATGCCGTGAAATGGGATCGAATGCAAATCGTCTTGCCATACGAGATCTGTCGCAAGTCGAAGAAGGACGAACCGAAACCCGTTCACTCCTACGTCATGCAATTGCTGATGAGGATTCGTGGATCTCGAGAACTTCTGTTTCCCATCTTCGAGGAACACTCCAAGAAGACGATCTACGACGAACTCCATCGCCTGCAAGACCTGGCTGGCGTTCCTCATTTTGGTTTTCATGCCGTTCGTTCTTCAGCGATCACGAGCCTATCGGAGATATCTGGCGAAGCGGCCCAGTTTGCGGCCGGTCATGCGAGCATGCGAACGACGCGAATCTACCAGAAGATTCGCTTGCTCTCCCAAGCTCAAGAGAAGCTGACGATCTTCGATGCATTAGCCCAGGGCGGGGAGGAATCGGAAGCCGTTTAA
- the csrA gene encoding carbon storage regulator CsrA — translation MLVLSRKIGDSIKVGDDVEIVVLQLRGDKVRLGIEAPKSVEVHRREVWAKIQGEDPEAGDDVPRSPAA, via the coding sequence ATGCTTGTTTTATCTCGCAAAATCGGCGATTCGATCAAAGTAGGCGACGACGTCGAAATCGTCGTTTTGCAACTTCGCGGCGACAAGGTCCGCCTGGGCATTGAAGCCCCTAAATCGGTCGAAGTTCACCGCCGCGAAGTTTGGGCAAAGATCCAAGGCGAAGATCCGGAAGCGGGCGACGATGTCCCGCGATCGCCGGCCGCTTAG
- a CDS encoding tellurite resistance TerB family protein: MAFPMFTDFFKSVRENSAATFSRIKDRTAFNRVVWACFLVGRADGDFDANERKATAALIHEKLPQYSLDDILEVIAKAEAKIDFDPNLGAMEIIDEVGKARGDAAEAIIRAAVYIGGADGDFDDTEKGIVRQLCSRMDINPANYGL, from the coding sequence ATGGCGTTCCCCATGTTCACCGACTTTTTTAAGTCAGTCCGCGAAAACAGCGCGGCCACCTTCTCACGGATCAAAGATCGGACCGCGTTTAATCGCGTCGTGTGGGCCTGCTTCCTGGTTGGCCGCGCCGATGGCGACTTCGACGCCAACGAGCGAAAAGCCACGGCCGCGCTGATCCATGAAAAGCTTCCGCAATACTCGCTCGACGACATTTTGGAAGTGATCGCGAAAGCGGAAGCCAAGATCGACTTCGACCCCAACCTGGGCGCGATGGAAATTATCGACGAAGTCGGCAAGGCCCGCGGCGACGCGGCCGAGGCGATCATTCGGGCGGCCGTTTACATCGGCGGGGCCGATGGTGACTTCGACGACACCGAGAAGGGCATCGTTCGCCAGCTCTGTTCCC